In Polaribacter sp. L3A8, a genomic segment contains:
- a CDS encoding Crp/Fnr family transcriptional regulator yields the protein MNNTIRPVNKDFEEFDLFTALKNLNIQYNEEDIIEIDVKKNGYIYLPSNKDNYIYEVVSGGVKLGGYSDDGDSFIYEVLPSTEFFGNLKYLNGQFQEYAKALVDSKIRLYNLDFFKTLIVTNPIITNWFISYLVKRWCSAELKLKNIKEKQIEEKITALQKQLNIEIIDTKGTPYLLFNVLSKKDMGDLIGVTRQTVASILEKQLAF from the coding sequence ATGAATAATACGATTCGACCTGTTAATAAAGATTTTGAAGAATTCGATCTTTTTACAGCCCTTAAGAATTTAAATATACAGTACAACGAAGAAGATATAATAGAAATAGATGTAAAAAAAAATGGGTACATCTACCTACCATCAAATAAAGATAATTATATATATGAAGTAGTTTCTGGCGGAGTAAAATTAGGTGGATATTCTGACGATGGTGATAGTTTTATTTATGAAGTTTTACCATCTACGGAATTCTTTGGCAACTTAAAATATTTAAATGGACAGTTTCAAGAATATGCAAAAGCATTAGTAGATAGTAAAATTAGATTATACAATTTAGATTTTTTTAAAACACTCATAGTAACAAATCCAATCATTACAAATTGGTTTATTTCTTACCTTGTAAAAAGATGGTGCTCTGCAGAATTAAAGTTAAAAAACATTAAAGAAAAGCAAATTGAAGAAAAAATAACCGCTCTTCAAAAACAACTGAATATAGAAATCATAGATACAAAAGGAACTCCTTATCTTCTTTTTAATGTTTTATCAAAAAAAGATATGGGTGACCTTATTGGGGTCACCCGTCAAACTGTTGCTTCTATACTAGAAAAACAATTAGCCTTTTAA
- a CDS encoding 3-phosphoshikimate 1-carboxyvinyltransferase produces MDILLNVVGNKKINEKITISGSKSESNRLLILQNLFPEISIENLSDSDDSVHMQHALSTDKETVDIGHAGTAMRFLTSYFAVKEGREVVLTGSERMQNRPIEILVNALKDLGATISYEDKVGYPPIRIKGSKITTDKVQINGNVSSQYISSLLLIASKLENGLEIELLGKITSVPYINMTLSLLNQLGIETNFEGNFIKVNPKKSIEKQLVVVESDWSSASYFYSIIALSDIGSEISLSAYKKESLQGDSCLAEIYQHFGVETIFGENFITLKKVKETKKETLEIDLKNAPDIAQTIAVTCFAENIACNLSGLHTLKIKETDRLVALNDELTNLGAIISVTDKSLHLEISATVNSNISIKTYKDHRMAMAFAPLALRVPIKILEAEVVTKSYQKFWDDMQQIGIKIDKL; encoded by the coding sequence ATGGATATATTGTTAAATGTTGTAGGTAATAAAAAGATTAATGAGAAAATAACAATCTCTGGTTCTAAGAGTGAATCGAATAGATTGTTAATTCTTCAGAATTTATTTCCAGAAATTTCTATTGAGAATTTATCAGATTCAGACGATTCTGTGCACATGCAACATGCCCTTTCTACAGATAAAGAAACAGTAGATATTGGTCATGCAGGTACAGCAATGCGTTTTTTAACGTCATACTTTGCCGTAAAAGAAGGTAGAGAAGTGGTTTTAACAGGTTCTGAAAGAATGCAAAATAGACCGATTGAAATTTTAGTGAATGCTTTAAAAGATTTAGGAGCAACTATTTCTTATGAAGATAAAGTAGGGTATCCGCCAATTAGAATTAAAGGATCTAAAATTACAACAGATAAAGTTCAGATTAACGGAAACGTAAGTAGCCAGTATATTTCTTCTTTATTATTGATTGCTTCTAAGCTAGAAAACGGATTAGAAATAGAGTTATTGGGTAAAATTACTTCGGTTCCTTATATAAACATGACGTTGAGTTTGTTGAATCAATTAGGTATAGAAACTAATTTTGAAGGAAACTTCATTAAAGTGAATCCTAAAAAATCAATAGAAAAACAACTTGTTGTTGTAGAATCAGATTGGTCTTCTGCTAGTTATTTTTATTCAATTATAGCATTATCAGATATTGGATCAGAAATTTCTTTATCGGCATATAAAAAAGAAAGCTTACAAGGAGATTCTTGTTTGGCAGAAATTTATCAGCATTTTGGAGTGGAAACTATCTTTGGTGAGAATTTCATCACCCTTAAAAAAGTAAAAGAAACTAAAAAAGAAACCTTAGAAATAGACCTAAAAAACGCACCAGATATTGCACAAACCATTGCAGTAACTTGTTTTGCAGAAAATATTGCCTGTAATTTAAGTGGTTTACACACGTTAAAAATTAAAGAAACAGACAGATTAGTTGCTTTAAATGACGAGTTAACCAATTTAGGAGCCATTATTTCTGTAACAGACAAAAGTTTACATTTAGAAATTTCTGCGACCGTAAACTCAAATATTTCTATAAAAACGTATAAAGATCATAGAATGGCAATGGCATTTGCGCCTTTGGCATTAAGAGTTCCTATTAAAATATTAGAAGCAGAAGTGGTTACAAAATCATATCAAAAATTTTGGGACGACATGCAACAAATTGGTATTAAAATAGATAAACTATAA
- a CDS encoding crotonase/enoyl-CoA hydratase family protein, with the protein MNEFVTYTSEENYALITINNGKANAISHEVVAGLNAGLDKAAAENKVVILTGQKGILSGGFDLKVMTKSPETAKELVTKGSQLSLKMLSFSQPIIVACSGHAIAKGAFLLLSADYRIGTEGDFKIGLNEVMIGMTMHNAGIAIAKSRLSEVYLNRSVNNAEIYNPNDAVKAGFLDMIVPDTHLLPTAIKVAGMFAKLNKKAHAETKLKVRKQHLLDLENAIELDLKSDISINS; encoded by the coding sequence ATGAATGAATTTGTTACATATACATCAGAAGAAAATTACGCTTTAATTACGATTAATAATGGAAAAGCAAATGCAATTTCGCATGAAGTTGTGGCGGGATTAAATGCAGGTTTAGATAAAGCAGCAGCAGAAAATAAAGTAGTAATTCTTACAGGTCAAAAAGGAATATTATCTGGAGGATTCGATTTAAAAGTGATGACAAAATCGCCAGAAACAGCTAAAGAATTAGTTACAAAAGGATCTCAGCTATCATTAAAAATGTTGTCTTTTTCGCAACCAATTATTGTTGCATGTTCTGGGCATGCCATTGCTAAAGGAGCTTTTTTACTGCTTTCTGCAGATTATAGAATTGGTACCGAAGGCGATTTTAAAATAGGTTTAAATGAAGTGATGATTGGTATGACGATGCACAATGCCGGAATTGCAATTGCAAAATCTAGATTGTCTGAAGTGTATTTAAATAGAAGTGTAAATAATGCTGAAATTTATAATCCTAACGATGCCGTAAAAGCAGGTTTTTTAGATATGATTGTTCCTGATACTCATCTATTGCCAACAGCTATAAAAGTAGCGGGTATGTTTGCCAAACTAAATAAGAAAGCACACGCCGAAACAAAGTTAAAAGTTAGAAAACAGCATTTACTAGATTTAGAAAATGCAATTGAATTGGATTTAAAGAGCGATATCTCTATTAATTCTTAA
- a CDS encoding polyprenyl synthetase family protein, which translates to MKPVELIKLPIKNEMELFEEKFKESMLSKVPLLNRITYYIVRRKGKQMRPMFVFLVAKMVSNGGFDERTYRGASVVELIHTATLVHDDVVDDSNRRRGFFSVNALWKNKIAVLVGDFLLSKGLLLSIDNEDFDLLKLISIAVREMSEGELLQIEKARKLDITEAVYFDIIRKKTATLIAACCGIGAASVGANQDCVRKMRKFGEYIGIAFQIKDDLFDYTEANIGKPTGIDIKEQKMTLPLIYTLNNCSKKEKSWLINSVKKHNKNKKRVKEVIAFVKEKGGIEYTTTKMNDYKNKALAILEDFPTSAYKDSLLRMIDYVVERKI; encoded by the coding sequence ATGAAACCAGTAGAGCTTATAAAACTTCCCATTAAAAATGAAATGGAACTCTTTGAAGAAAAGTTTAAAGAATCTATGTTGTCTAAAGTTCCGCTTTTAAACAGGATAACCTATTATATCGTTCGTAGAAAAGGGAAACAAATGCGACCAATGTTTGTTTTTTTGGTAGCAAAAATGGTTTCTAATGGTGGTTTTGATGAAAGAACCTATCGTGGTGCTTCTGTGGTAGAATTAATTCACACAGCAACTTTGGTACATGATGATGTGGTAGATGATAGTAACAGGCGTAGAGGTTTTTTCTCTGTAAATGCACTTTGGAAAAATAAGATTGCGGTTTTAGTGGGAGATTTTTTATTATCAAAAGGGTTGTTATTATCCATAGATAATGAAGATTTCGATTTGCTAAAATTAATTTCTATTGCTGTTAGAGAAATGAGTGAAGGTGAATTACTGCAAATAGAAAAGGCCAGAAAGTTAGACATTACAGAAGCCGTTTATTTTGATATAATAAGAAAAAAGACAGCAACATTAATTGCTGCTTGTTGTGGTATTGGAGCTGCTTCTGTTGGTGCAAATCAAGATTGTGTTCGAAAAATGCGAAAATTTGGTGAGTATATTGGTATTGCTTTTCAGATTAAAGATGATTTGTTTGATTATACAGAAGCCAATATTGGCAAACCTACAGGTATTGATATTAAAGAACAAAAAATGACATTGCCTTTAATTTACACCTTAAATAACTGTTCTAAAAAGGAGAAATCTTGGTTGATTAATTCTGTTAAAAAACATAACAAAAATAAAAAACGAGTTAAAGAGGTAATTGCTTTTGTAAAAGAAAAAGGTGGTATAGAGTATACAACCACCAAGATGAATGATTACAAAAACAAAGCTTTGGCAATTTTAGAAGATTTCCCTACATCTGCATATAAAGATTCTTTACTAAGAATGATCGATTACGTTGTAGAACGTAAAATTTAG
- the rlmN gene encoding 23S rRNA (adenine(2503)-C(2))-methyltransferase RlmN: protein MDKKKDIRALTKEQLRDFFVENGDKAFRGNQVYEWLWSKSLHTFDAMTNISKETREMLEANFVINHIKVDSMQKSKDGTIKNGIKLHDGLIVESVLIPTEKRTTACVSSQVGCSLDCKFCATSRLKRMRNLNPDEIYDQVVVIDQQSRLYYNKKLTNIVFMGMGEPLMNYKNMMKSIEMITSPEGLGMSSKRITVSTSGVPKMIKMMADEDAKFNLAVSLHSAIDEVRTTIMPFNTTFPLKDLKESLEYWYEKTGREITYEYIVWDGINDKKEDIKALVAFCKAVPCKVNLIEYNPIDDGEFQQASSSAINNYISNLEMNDITVNVRRSRGKDIDAACGQLANKS, encoded by the coding sequence TTGGATAAAAAGAAAGACATAAGAGCCTTAACTAAAGAACAATTACGCGATTTTTTTGTAGAAAATGGCGATAAAGCTTTTAGAGGAAACCAAGTGTATGAATGGCTTTGGAGTAAGTCTTTACATACTTTTGATGCAATGACAAACATTTCTAAAGAAACTAGAGAAATGTTAGAAGCTAACTTTGTGATTAATCATATCAAAGTAGATTCTATGCAAAAAAGTAAAGACGGAACCATAAAAAACGGAATTAAATTACACGATGGTTTAATTGTGGAGTCTGTTTTAATACCTACAGAAAAAAGAACAACAGCTTGTGTTTCTAGTCAAGTTGGTTGTAGTTTAGATTGTAAATTCTGTGCAACTTCGCGCTTAAAAAGAATGCGTAATCTAAACCCAGATGAAATTTACGATCAAGTTGTAGTAATAGACCAACAAAGCAGATTGTACTATAATAAAAAATTAACAAACATTGTTTTTATGGGAATGGGAGAACCCTTAATGAACTATAAAAACATGATGAAATCTATAGAGATGATTACCTCTCCAGAAGGTTTAGGTATGTCGTCTAAAAGAATTACAGTTTCTACATCTGGAGTGCCAAAAATGATTAAAATGATGGCAGATGAAGACGCTAAATTTAATTTAGCTGTTTCTTTACACTCTGCAATCGATGAGGTTAGAACTACAATTATGCCTTTTAATACTACTTTTCCATTAAAAGATTTAAAAGAATCTTTAGAATATTGGTACGAAAAAACAGGTAGAGAAATTACCTACGAATACATTGTTTGGGATGGTATTAACGATAAAAAAGAAGATATAAAGGCATTAGTAGCATTTTGTAAAGCAGTGCCTTGTAAAGTAAACTTAATAGAATACAACCCTATTGATGATGGCGAGTTTCAACAAGCTAGTTCTTCTGCAATAAACAATTATATTTCTAATTTAGAAATGAATGATATTACTGTAAATGTAAGAAGAAGTAGAGGTAAAGATATTGATGCTGCTTGCGGACAATTAGCAAATAAATCTTAA
- the queA gene encoding tRNA preQ1(34) S-adenosylmethionine ribosyltransferase-isomerase QueA — MKLSHFEFDLPEELLAKYPAEHRDESRLMVLNRKEGTIEHKVFKDVINYFEEGDVMMLNNTKVFPARMFGNKEKTGARIEVFLLRELNAENRLWDVLVDPARKIRIGNKLFFGDDDSLVAEVIDNTTSRGRTLRFLFDGSYEEFRAKLLELGQTPLPKAIGRDVEPIDDERYQTIYAKHEGAVAVPTAGLHFSKHLMKRLEIKGVEFAETTLHVGLGTFSPVEVEDLSKHKMDSEQIDISDATADKINKAKKEKRRVCAVGTTVMRTIESSVSSKGELNGFTGWTNKFIFPPHEFSIATAMITNFHTPKSTLLMQAAAFGGYDFVMEAYKEAIKEKYRFSTYGDAMLII, encoded by the coding sequence ATGAAATTATCGCATTTTGAATTTGATTTACCCGAAGAGCTTTTAGCTAAATATCCTGCAGAACACAGAGACGAATCTCGTTTAATGGTTCTTAATAGAAAAGAAGGTACCATAGAACACAAAGTTTTTAAAGATGTTATAAATTACTTCGAAGAAGGAGATGTTATGATGTTAAATAATACCAAGGTTTTTCCTGCAAGAATGTTTGGTAACAAAGAAAAAACAGGCGCTAGAATAGAAGTTTTCTTATTAAGAGAATTAAACGCAGAAAATAGATTGTGGGATGTTTTAGTAGATCCGGCAAGAAAAATTAGAATTGGTAATAAATTATTTTTCGGAGACGATGATAGTTTAGTAGCAGAGGTTATAGACAATACAACATCTAGAGGAAGAACTTTACGTTTCTTATTTGATGGTTCTTACGAAGAATTTAGAGCAAAATTATTAGAACTTGGTCAAACACCATTACCAAAAGCAATTGGTAGAGATGTAGAACCTATAGATGATGAACGTTACCAAACTATTTATGCAAAGCACGAAGGTGCAGTAGCAGTGCCAACAGCAGGTTTACACTTCTCTAAACATTTAATGAAACGTTTAGAAATTAAAGGAGTAGAATTTGCAGAAACTACATTACACGTTGGTTTAGGTACATTTAGCCCAGTAGAAGTAGAAGATTTATCTAAGCATAAAATGGATTCTGAACAGATTGATATTTCAGATGCAACTGCAGATAAAATAAACAAAGCTAAAAAAGAAAAAAGAAGAGTTTGTGCAGTAGGTACAACGGTAATGAGAACTATAGAATCTTCAGTTTCATCTAAAGGTGAACTAAACGGATTTACAGGTTGGACCAATAAATTTATTTTCCCACCTCACGAGTTCAGTATCGCTACCGCAATGATTACAAACTTTCATACTCCAAAATCTACATTATTAATGCAAGCAGCCGCTTTTGGTGGTTACGATTTTGTAATGGAAGCATACAAAGAAGCAATTAAAGAAAAATATAGATTCTCTACTTACGGAGACGCTATGTTAATTATATAA
- a CDS encoding GH3 auxin-responsive promoter family protein encodes MAFQIINSIISWFLKKRKHQIELFLKYPIDVQNELLLKLVNTAKNTEIGKKHNFASIKNHKDFSKNVPIQKYETFEPLIERCRKGEQNLFWPTEIEWFAKSSGTTNAKSKFIPVSDEALEDCHMKAGKDMLCNYINNNPDTQLFTGKGLRLGGSSEVYQDNGSYFGDLSAIIIENMPFWADFSSAPSQEVALMSDWETKMDAIIDETINENITSLAGVPSWMLVLLNRVLERSGKDNILEVWPNLEVYFHGGVNFNPYREQYKKIIPKQRFKYYEIYNASEGFFAIQDRNNSKELLLMLDYGIFYEFIPMSEYKGENSNTITLADVKKDIDYALIITTNGGLWRYLIGDTIRFTSLEPYRIKITGRTKHYINVFGEELNIENVEDALKLACEKTAATISDYTVGPIFMEGKEKGGHEWIIEFSKKPDSMGYFSEVLDNALKSINSDYEAKRYLNITLMAPKVHQAEEGLFYSWLKKKHKLGGQHKVPRLSNSRDFLEELLLLKKS; translated from the coding sequence ATGGCTTTTCAAATTATCAATTCTATAATTTCTTGGTTTTTAAAGAAACGGAAACATCAAATAGAACTATTTTTAAAATACCCTATTGATGTACAAAATGAATTATTGTTAAAGCTTGTAAATACCGCTAAAAACACAGAAATTGGTAAAAAACATAACTTTGCTAGTATAAAAAATCATAAAGATTTTTCAAAAAATGTTCCTATTCAGAAATATGAAACTTTTGAACCTTTAATAGAACGATGTAGAAAAGGCGAGCAAAATTTATTTTGGCCAACAGAAATTGAATGGTTTGCAAAAAGTAGCGGAACCACCAACGCAAAAAGTAAATTTATACCTGTTTCTGATGAAGCTCTTGAAGATTGCCACATGAAAGCAGGTAAAGACATGTTGTGTAATTATATAAACAACAATCCAGATACGCAGTTATTTACAGGTAAAGGCTTAAGATTGGGTGGCAGTTCTGAAGTATATCAAGATAATGGTTCTTATTTTGGAGATTTATCTGCAATCATCATAGAAAACATGCCTTTTTGGGCAGATTTTAGCTCTGCTCCTAGTCAAGAAGTTGCTTTAATGAGCGATTGGGAAACAAAAATGGATGCTATTATTGATGAAACCATCAACGAGAATATTACCAGTTTAGCAGGCGTACCAAGTTGGATGTTAGTTTTACTAAACCGTGTTTTAGAACGTTCTGGTAAAGACAATATTTTAGAAGTTTGGCCTAATTTAGAAGTCTATTTTCATGGAGGTGTAAACTTTAATCCCTACAGAGAGCAATACAAAAAAATTATACCCAAACAGCGTTTTAAATATTACGAAATTTACAATGCTTCCGAAGGATTTTTTGCCATTCAGGATAGAAATAACTCCAAAGAATTATTGTTGATGTTAGATTACGGAATATTCTATGAATTTATTCCGATGAGTGAATACAAAGGTGAAAACTCGAATACAATTACACTTGCTGATGTAAAAAAAGACATCGATTATGCTTTAATTATTACTACAAATGGTGGTTTATGGCGTTATTTAATTGGTGACACCATTCGTTTTACATCTTTAGAACCATACCGAATTAAAATTACAGGACGTACAAAACATTATATAAACGTCTTTGGAGAAGAATTAAACATCGAAAATGTAGAAGATGCTTTAAAACTAGCTTGCGAAAAAACAGCAGCTACCATTTCTGATTATACTGTTGGACCTATTTTTATGGAAGGTAAAGAAAAAGGTGGTCATGAGTGGATTATAGAATTTAGTAAAAAACCAGATTCTATGGGGTATTTTTCTGAAGTCTTAGACAACGCCTTAAAATCTATAAACTCAGATTACGAGGCAAAACGCTATTTAAACATTACTTTAATGGCACCAAAAGTGCATCAAGCAGAAGAAGGTTTATTTTACAGTTGGCTTAAGAAAAAGCACAAATTAGGCGGGCAACATAAAGTACCAAGATTATCTAATTCTAGAGATTTTCTAGAAGAATTATTACTCTTAAAAAAATCTTAA
- a CDS encoding TonB-dependent receptor, whose amino-acid sequence MIKKVTFILFLFSFSFTSNAQILTIVNTETKEQLEQVTIFNKETNDYVTTNGKGQADISDFKNTKELEIRFLGFKTQIKSYQALEKNNFLVKLTPTILRIDEIVISATKWKQKKSDLASKVSIISPKEVELMNTQTAADLLTVSGKVFVQKSQQGGGSPMIRGFATNRLLYTIDGVRMNNAIFRAGNIQNVISLDPFTIEETEIIFGPGSVIYGSDAIGAVMSFKTLSANLSLDDETLITGKAITRFSSANEEKTYHADFNLGYKKWAFVTSLSYNDYGDLKMGSNGPEEYLRNSYVERQNNQDVVITNKDPKMQVPSGYTQTNLMQKVRFKPNETWNFEYGFHLSETSSYSRYDRHLRTKKGDPRYGEWSYGPQKWMMNNFEINKKGASSFYDDVTLRLTYQKFDESRISRDFNDNGRETRTERVDAYSTNLDFSKSLSRKSKLFYGAEYVYNDVNSNGVNTNIDTNVSVEGPSRYPDSNWSSLGIYASNQYDFSKKWVLQSGLRYNFYSLNATFDTTFYPLPFTEAKINDSALTGSLGLVFRPKEDWLLSANFSTAFRSPNVDDVGKIFDSEPGSVVVPNPDLKAEYAYNTDISVAKTFGDYLKIEVTGFYTNLKDAMVKRDFTLNGETEMMYDGELSNIQAIQNAAVANVYGFQTGFEAELGSGIGFSSTVSYQKGEEELDNGDTSPSRHAAPWFGTTRLTYNANKLKAQLYADYSGSVAYDDLPDSEKAKDYIYAIDGNGNPYSPSYLTLNLKTSYRFTDNLLISTGLENITDKRYRPYSSGIVSPGRNFVISLKATI is encoded by the coding sequence ATGATTAAAAAAGTTACTTTTATTTTATTTCTTTTTTCTTTCAGTTTCACATCAAATGCACAAATTTTAACCATCGTTAATACAGAAACTAAAGAACAATTAGAGCAAGTAACTATCTTTAATAAAGAAACTAACGATTACGTTACAACAAACGGAAAAGGACAAGCAGATATTAGTGATTTTAAAAATACTAAAGAACTAGAAATACGATTTCTTGGTTTTAAAACACAAATTAAAAGCTACCAAGCGTTAGAAAAAAACAACTTTCTGGTAAAGTTAACTCCTACTATTTTAAGAATTGATGAAATTGTTATTTCAGCGACCAAATGGAAACAGAAAAAATCTGATTTAGCCTCTAAAGTGAGTATTATTTCTCCGAAAGAAGTAGAATTAATGAACACACAAACCGCCGCAGACTTACTTACAGTTTCCGGAAAAGTATTTGTTCAGAAAAGTCAACAAGGTGGTGGAAGCCCAATGATAAGAGGTTTTGCTACCAATAGATTGTTATACACCATTGATGGAGTTAGAATGAATAACGCCATTTTTAGAGCGGGTAATATTCAGAATGTAATTTCTTTAGATCCTTTTACAATAGAAGAAACAGAGATTATTTTTGGACCTGGTTCTGTTATTTACGGAAGTGATGCTATTGGTGCTGTTATGAGTTTTAAAACGTTATCTGCAAACTTATCTTTAGATGACGAAACCTTAATTACTGGTAAAGCAATTACACGCTTCTCTTCTGCAAATGAAGAAAAAACATATCATGCAGATTTTAATTTAGGGTATAAAAAATGGGCGTTTGTTACCAGTTTAAGCTACAATGATTATGGCGATTTAAAAATGGGAAGCAATGGACCTGAAGAATATCTAAGAAATTCTTATGTAGAAAGACAAAACAATCAAGATGTTGTAATTACAAACAAGGATCCTAAAATGCAAGTACCTTCTGGCTATACGCAAACCAACTTAATGCAAAAAGTACGTTTTAAACCTAATGAAACTTGGAACTTTGAATATGGTTTTCATTTATCTGAAACCTCTAGCTATTCTAGATACGACAGACATTTAAGAACAAAAAAAGGAGATCCTCGTTATGGAGAATGGAGCTATGGCCCACAAAAGTGGATGATGAATAATTTTGAAATCAATAAAAAAGGAGCGAGTTCTTTTTATGATGATGTTACTTTAAGATTAACCTATCAAAAATTTGATGAAAGCAGAATTAGTAGAGATTTTAATGATAACGGAAGAGAAACAAGAACAGAAAGAGTAGATGCCTATTCTACCAACTTAGATTTCTCTAAAAGTTTAAGTAGAAAAAGCAAATTATTTTACGGGGCAGAATATGTTTATAATGATGTAAATTCTAACGGAGTAAACACAAATATTGACACCAATGTTTCTGTAGAAGGACCAAGTAGATACCCAGATTCTAACTGGTCTTCTTTAGGTATTTATGCTTCTAATCAGTACGATTTTTCTAAAAAATGGGTTTTGCAATCTGGTTTACGTTATAACTTTTACAGTTTAAACGCTACGTTTGATACCACATTTTATCCTTTACCATTTACAGAAGCAAAAATAAATGACAGCGCATTAACAGGTAGTTTAGGTTTGGTTTTTAGACCTAAAGAAGATTGGTTGTTAAGTGCAAACTTCTCTACTGCTTTCCGTTCACCTAATGTAGATGATGTTGGTAAAATTTTCGATTCAGAACCTGGTTCTGTAGTAGTTCCCAATCCAGATTTAAAAGCAGAATACGCTTACAATACAGATATTTCTGTTGCTAAAACTTTTGGCGATTACTTAAAAATAGAAGTAACTGGTTTTTATACCAATTTAAAAGACGCTATGGTAAAAAGAGATTTTACGTTAAATGGCGAAACCGAAATGATGTATGACGGAGAATTAAGCAATATACAAGCAATTCAAAATGCGGCTGTAGCTAATGTATATGGTTTTCAAACAGGTTTTGAAGCTGAACTAGGAAGTGGAATTGGATTTTCATCAACAGTGAGTTATCAAAAAGGAGAAGAAGAGTTAGACAACGGAGACACCAGCCCTTCTAGACACGCTGCTCCTTGGTTTGGTACAACTAGATTAACTTATAATGCAAATAAATTAAAAGCACAATTATACGCAGACTACAGTGGTTCTGTTGCTTATGATGATTTACCTGATAGTGAAAAAGCAAAAGATTATATCTATGCAATTGATGGTAATGGAAACCCATATTCGCCTTCTTATTTAACATTAAACTTAAAAACATCTTATCGATTTACCGATAATTTATTAATTTCAACGGGTTTAGAAAACATCACAGACAAACGTTATAGACCTTATAGTTCTGGAATTGTTTCTCCTGGCAGAAATTTTGTAATCTCTTTAAAAGCTACTATTTAA
- a CDS encoding ferritin-like domain-containing protein: MKYTEKISNKLNELLEKNYDAEKGYLNAAKNVESAKLKIFFKNRASERSQFAKELRTEILLHGQIPEDSGTFKGTVHRNWMTLKSLFSANDEVAILEEAIRGERANLEEYKEILLEDAFALSTRKMIEEQQQKIQAAINLLMVKEELA, from the coding sequence ATGAAGTACACAGAAAAAATTTCGAACAAATTAAATGAGTTATTAGAAAAAAATTACGATGCAGAAAAAGGGTATTTAAACGCTGCAAAAAATGTAGAGAGTGCTAAATTAAAAATTTTCTTTAAAAATAGAGCCTCAGAAAGAAGTCAGTTTGCAAAAGAACTTAGAACTGAGATTTTATTACACGGACAAATACCAGAAGATAGTGGTACTTTTAAAGGAACAGTGCATAGAAATTGGATGACACTAAAGTCTCTATTTAGCGCAAATGATGAAGTGGCAATTTTAGAAGAAGCAATTAGAGGAGAAAGGGCCAATTTAGAAGAGTACAAAGAAATATTATTAGAAGATGCTTTTGCTCTTTCTACTAGAAAAATGATAGAAGAACAGCAACAAAAAATTCAAGCTGCTATTAATTTACTAATGGTGAAGGAAGAGTTAGCCTAA